In Pseudomonas sp. p1(2021b), the genomic window CAAACAGCGTGTGGTCGATGAATGCGGGCTGGCGCATGGTCACAGGCCCTTGACGGCGAAGATGCCGTTGGCGTTGCGCCAGTAGCCTTTGTAGTCCATGCCGTAGCCGAAGATGTAGCGGTCGACGCACGGCAGACCCACGTAGTTCGCCTTCAGGTCCGGGCTGGCCTTGCGGTCGTGGTCCTTGTCGATCAGCACGGCGGTGTGCACCGAGCGGGCACCGGCATGCTTGCAAAAGTCGATGATGGCGCTGAGGGTATGGCCTTCGTCGAGGATGTCGTCGACGATCAACACGTCGCGGTCAATGAACGAGATCTCGGGCTTGGCTTTCCAGAACAGTTCGCCGCCGCTGGTTTGGTTGCGGTAGCGCGAAGCGTGCAGGTAGGAGGCTTCCAGCGGGAACTGCAGGTGGGTCAGCAGCTTGCCGGCGAAGATCAGGCCGCCGTTCATGACGCAGAAGACCACCGGGTTCTTGTCGTGCAGGTCTTGGCAGATCTGCTGGCCGACCTTGGCGATGGCCGCTTCGACCTCGGCTTCGGTGTACAGGCAGTCAGCCTCGCGCATGACTTGACGGATATGCTCGAGATCGGCGGACATGGCGCTCTCCAGGGGGCTCGGAATTGGAAAAGCGGGCAAAGGTACGCATCCGCTCGTCACAGATCAAGCATTTATGGACTAACGTGCAGAATGACTGGACGACAGCTCAGGCTGAATAGATTAATCTAGCGCGGTTTTTTTGCCCGCCTCCCGGAGCCCTCCCCTATGCCTACTCGTGAGATCCGCCATCCGCTGATCCGCCACAAGCTCGGCCTGATGCGCCGTGCCGATATCAGCACCAAGAACTTTCGCGAACTCGCCCAGGAAGTCGGCGCCCTCCTGACCTATGAAGCCACCCAGGACCTGCCGCTCGAAACCTACGAGATCGACGGCTGGTGCGGTAAGGTGCAGGTCGAGAAGATCGCCGGCAAGAAGATCACCGTGGTCCCGATCCTGCGCGCCGGCATCGGCATGCTCGACGGCGTGCTCAGCCTGGTGCCGGGCGCCAAGGTGAGCGCCGTGGGCGTCGCCCGTAACGAGGAAACCCTCGAAGCGCACACTTACCTGGAAAAACTCGCGCCGGACATCAACCAGCGCCTGGCCCTGATCATCGACCCGATGCTGGCCACCGGCGGCTCGATGGTCGCCACCATCGACCTGCTGAAAAAGGCCGGCTGCAAGGAGATCCGCGCCATGGTCCTGGTCGCGGCCCCCGAAGGCATCGCCGTGGTGGAAAAAGCCCACCCCGACGTGCAGATCTACACCGCCTCGATCGACCAGCGCCTGAACGAACACGGCTATATCGTCCCAGGCCTGGGCGATGCCGGCGACAAGATCTTCGGCACCAAGCAGAAGGACGCCTGATCATGCAGGACGGCTTCAACGACCCGCTTTGGCGCCAGGTCGTCTCGGGCGCGCAGATGCTCTTCGTAGCATTCGGCGCGCTGGTGCTGATGCCGCTGATCACCGGCCTGGACCCCAACGTAGCCCTGTTCACCGCGGGTATCGGCACCCTGCTGTTCCAGCTGGTCACCGGGCGTCAGGTTCCGGTCTTCCTGGCTTCGAGCTTCGCCTTCATCACCCCGATCATCCTCGCCAAGGGCCAGTTCGGCCTGGCCGAGACCATGGGCGGCGTGATGGCGGCCGGCTTCGTGTACACCTTCATGGGCCTGATGGTGAAGATCAAGGGCACCGGCTTCATCGACCGCATGCTGCCGCCGGTGGTGATCGGCCCGGTGATCATCTCCATCGGCCTTGCCATGGCGCCGATCGCCGCCAACATGGCCATGGGCAAGGGCGGCGACGGCAGCGTATTGATGCCGTACAAGACCGCGATGCTGATCTCCATGCCGGCGTTGCTGACCACGCTGATCGTGGCCGTGTTCGGCAAGGGCATCTTCCGCCTGGTGCCGATCATCGCCGGCGTGCTGGTGGGCTTTGGCCTGTCGTTCGCCTTCGGCGTGGTCGACACCGCCAAGATCGCGGCCGCGCCTTGGCTGGAGCTGCCCAGGTTCACGGCCCCGGCCTTCAACTGGCAGGCGATCCTGTTCATCGTTCCGGTGGCGCTTGCACCGGCCATCGAGCATATCGGCGGGGTGATCGCCGTGGGCAGCGTGACCGGCCGCGACTACCTGAAGAAGCCCGGCCTGCACCGCACCCTGCTCGGTGACGGCCTGGCCACCACCGCAGCCGGCCTGTTTGGCGGCCCGCCCAACACCACCTATGCCGAAGTGACTGGCGCGGTGATGCTGACCAAGAACTACAACCCGAAGATCATGACTTGGGCGGCAATCTTCGCCATCACCCTGGCCTTCATCGGCAAGTTCGGCGCACTGCTGCAAAGCATCCCGGTACCGGTGATGGGCGGCATTCTGTGCCTGCTGTTCGGCTCGATCGCCGCGGTGGGCATGAACACCATGATCCGCCACAAGATCGACCTGGCCGAGGCACGCAACCTGGTGATCGTCTCGGTGACCTTGGTGTTCGGTATCGGCGGCGTGCTCATCGGCAGCGGCGACGGCCCGGACGACTGGGGCCTGAAGGGCATCGCCTTGTGTGCCATCGTGGCCATCGCGCTGAACCTGATCCTGCCGGGCAACGACAGCTGGAAGCACAAGCAGCTGGATAACTGAGATCGCGGGGGCTGCTGCGCAGCCCTTTCGCGGCACCAGGCCGCTCCTATAAGGGACCGCGCGCTCCTGTAGCGGCCTTGCGCCGCGAAAGACCGCAAGGCGGCCCCAGTTATATCAGGCCTTTTCGCACATCCCCGCCAGCACCTTCACCCACTGCGGGTGGTCATTCAGGCAAGGCACCAGCACCAGCTCCCTGCCGCCAGCCTCGACAAACTGCTCACTCCCCCGCATGCCGATCTCTTCCAGCGTCTCGATGCAATCGGCGACGAACGCCGGGCACATCACCAGCAGCTTCTTCACCCCCGCCTTGCCCAACTCGTCCAGACGCGTCTCGGTGTAGGGCTCGATCCATTTGGCGCGCCCCAGGCGCGACTGGAACGACACCGACCACTTGCCGTCCGGGATACCCATCCTCTGCGCAAAGGCCCGCGCGGTGGCCAGGCATTGGCCGCGATAGCAGACCGCACGCATCTGCGCGCTGGCATCCTTGCAGCAATCGGCGGCCTGGAAGTCATGCTGGCCGGTCGGGTCGAGCTTCTTCAGGTGCCGCTCAGGCAGGCCATGGAAGCTCAGCAGCAAGTGGTCGTAGTCCTGCTCCAGGTACGGCCTGGCACTGGCGGCCAGCGCTTCGATGTAGTCGGGGTGTTCGTAGAACGGCTGCAGCACGCGCATCTGCAGCGGCAGCCGTCGCTCGGCAATGGTCTGCTTCGCCAGCTCCACCACCGTGGTCACGGTGCTGTCGGCGAACTGCGGATAAAGCGGCGCCAGGGTGACCTTGCGCACGCCTTGGGCCGCCAGGCGCTCCAGCACCTCGGGCAAGGCTGGTTCGCCGTAGCGCATGGCGATGTCCACCGGGCCATGGGGCCAATGCTCGGCCATCGCCGCCTGCAGGCGGCGGGTCAGCACCACCAGGGGCGAGCCCTCGTCCCACCAGATCGAGGCGTAGGCGTGGGCCGACTGTTCCGGGCGCTTGATCAGGATCAGCGACACCAGCAGGCGCCGCACGGGCCAAGGCAGGTCGATCACGTAGGGGTCCATGAGGAACTGGTTGAGGTAACGGCGCACGTCGGCCACCGAGGTGGAGGCCGGCGAACCCAGGTTGACCAGCAGCAGGGCGTGATCGGTCATGCAGCGTCCTATGTCAGAGGCGGCTGGACAAGTTGTCCAGCGCCGATTGCAGATCGTTGAAGCGGAACGTGAAACCCGCCGCCAGCAGGCGAACCGGGCGAGCGCGCTGGCCACCGAGCAACAGCGTCGACAGTTCGCCCAACCCAGCCTTGAGCAGCAACGCCGGCACCGGCAGCACAGCGGGCCGATGCAGCGTGCGGCCCAGGCGCTTGGCGAATTCGCGGTTGCGCACCGGCTCCGGCGCGCAGGCATTATAAGGACCGCTGCAGTCCTTGTGCTGCAAGAGAAAATCAATCAAGGCGATCTGGTCTTCTATATGAACCCAGGGCATCCACTGTCGACCATCGCCCAAGGGCCCGCCGAGCCCCAGCTTGAAGGGCATGCGCAGACGCGACAAAAAGCCGCCATCGCTGGCCAGTACCAGGCCGGTGCGCACCAACACCACGCGGATCCCCAGCCGTTGCGCACGCTGGGCGGTTTCTTCCCAGGCGATGCACAACTGGCTGGCGAAGTCCTCCTTCACCGGCGGCGACGCCTCGGTCAGTTCGCGTTCGCCACCGTCGCCATACCAGCCCACCGCCGAGCCCGAAACCAGCACCTCGGGGCGCTGCTCGCGGCTTTCCAACCAGGCCAGCACCTGCTCGGTGAGGGTGATGCGGCTGGCCCACAGCAACGTCCGCCGCGCAGCCGTCCACGGGCGATCGGCGATGGGCGCACCTGCCAGGTTGACCACTGCATCCACCCTGTCGTCCGCAGCCAGTTCATCCAGACGGGCGATGCCGAGCACACCCGTACCGCAGATGCCTGGCACCTGCTCGGGGCGCCTGCTCCAGACCGTCAGGCGATGTCCCTGGTCGCGCCAGTACTGGCAGAGGTGGTGGCCAATCAAACCTGTACCGCCGGTCAGCAATATATGCATGGCTGTGTCCTCGCAAGCTGCGCCCGTGGTCTATTTTTAAGAACAAGGCACTTTTTAGACCGGATGCTCTCGGATAAACATAGGCCAACCTGCCCTATCGAGCGGAATAACCTTATACAAAAATTGTGCATTGTACAGGTTTGCCTGACCGCGTAGTCTGCTAACAGCAAGGTTTCGAAGAGGCCATCATGACAGTACCTATTGCCATCATCGGTGCCGGAATCGCCGGCCTTTCCGCCGCACAGGCCCTGCAGAAAGCCGGGCAGACCGTCCACCTGTTCGACAAGGGTCATGGCAGCGGCGGCCGCATGGCCAGCAAGCGCAGCGAGGCCGGTGCGCTGGACCTCGGTGCCCAGTATTTCACCGCGCGCGACCGGCGCTTCGTCGAGCAGGTGCAGCACTGGGTCGCCGCAGGCTGGGCCGAGCAGTGGAAGCCGCAGCTGTACAACTACCGCGACGGCGAGCTGACGCCCTCCCCCGACGAGCAGATACGCTGGGTGGGCGTGCCGCGCATGAGCGCCATCACCCGTGGCCTGCTCAAGGATGTGACGGTGAACTTTGGCTGCCGCATCGCCGAAGTGTTCCGCGGCAAGCAGTACTGGCACCTGCAGGACACCGAAGGTTGCAGCCATGGCCCGTTCAGCCGCGTGGTGATCGCCGTGCCCGCACCGCAGGCCACGCCCCTGCTGGCTGCGACGCCGAAACTCGCCGCCGTGGCCGCGGGCGTGCAGATGGAACCGACCTGGGCCGTTGCCCTGGCGTTCCAGTCCGCCCTCGATACGCCCATGCAAGGCTGTTTCGTGCAGGACAACCCCCTCGACTGGCTGGCCCGCAACCGCAGCAAGCCGGGACGCGACGAGCACCTGGACACCTGGGTGCTGCACGCCACCTCCAGCTGGAGCAAACAGCACATCGACCTGCCCAAGGAAGACGTGATCGAACAGCTGTGGGGTGAGTTCGCCGAACTGGTGGGCTGCGTGGTACCCGCCCCTACCTTTGCCCTGGCGCACCGCTGGCTCTATGCCCGCCCGGCCGGCAACCACGAATGGGGCGCCCTGGCCGATGCCGACCTGGGCCTGTATGCCTGTGGCGACTGGTGCTTGTCCGGCCGCGTCGAAGGCGCCTGGCTCAGCGGTCAGGAAGCTGCCAGGCGGCTGTTGGAACACCTGGAGTGAACCTGCCTGTAAAGGCTTGAGCCAAGCATCGCACCGGCGATGCTCGAGCTCGAACGCCCTTTCACGGTACACCCTGTTTGAAAATCGCTTGCATAACCTCGGCGCTGTGTTGAAATCAGCTTGTACAAAAATATATGAATGTACAAGTTTTATGGACACAGCGATGAAGGATGCCGACAACCTTACCACCACCCCCTTTCAAGCCCAGGCGCACGCGCAATGGCAACATTTGCTTGCCGAAGGCCTGAGCCGTGGCGCGCTGGTGCGCTTCCATTCGCGCTACAAGTACTTGGTAATGGCCTGCAGCCCCCAGGCCTACCGGGAACTGGGGCGCCTGCTGGGCAGCATGTCCGGCGATGACGATCCGCAGCAGCTCGGCGCGAACTACTTCAACCTGTTGCTGCAGGCCCTGCAGCACACGCCCAGCCGGGGTACCCACACCAATGTGCTGCAGCATCTGAGCGGTTACCTGCGCCCCGTGCTGGCGCAGCACGAGCGCAGACAGTTGCAGGAAACCATCAGCCACTACCAGCAAGGCATCGTGCCGCTGACGGTGCCCCTGGCCCTGCTCAGGCACCACCTGCACGGACACCCTGACCCCTACTTGCTGCAGCAGGTCTACCTGCAACCGGCCCTCCATTCACCCGATGCTGCATAACCGGACGAGGCGCTTCACCATGCAATTGATCTGGCTGCGCACCGACCTGCGCGTCGATGACAACCACGCCTTGAGCGCCGCCTGCGCGCGCGGGCCGACCCTCGCCCTGTGGCTGGCCAGCCCCGGCCAATGGCAGGCCCATGACGATGCCGCCTGCAAGGTCGATTTCTGGCTGCGTAACCTGGAGGCCCTGCGCCAGTCGCTGGAGCGCCTGGAGATACCGTTGCTGGTTCGCCAGGTCGACACCTGGCAGCAAGCGCCCCAGGCGGTGCTGGAGGTCTGCCGGCAATACCGGGTGCAAGGCGTGCACTGGAACGAGGAATACGGCGTCAACGAACAGCAGCGCGACGCACGTACCCAGGCGTTGCTGCACGAGGCCGGCATCGCAGCCCAGGGCCATCTGGACCAACTGCTGCTGCGCCCGGGTTCGGTGCTCACCCGCAGCGGTCATTACTTCCAGG contains:
- a CDS encoding TIGR01777 family oxidoreductase, coding for MHILLTGGTGLIGHHLCQYWRDQGHRLTVWSRRPEQVPGICGTGVLGIARLDELAADDRVDAVVNLAGAPIADRPWTAARRTLLWASRITLTEQVLAWLESREQRPEVLVSGSAVGWYGDGGERELTEASPPVKEDFASQLCIAWEETAQRAQRLGIRVVLVRTGLVLASDGGFLSRLRMPFKLGLGGPLGDGRQWMPWVHIEDQIALIDFLLQHKDCSGPYNACAPEPVRNREFAKRLGRTLHRPAVLPVPALLLKAGLGELSTLLLGGQRARPVRLLAAGFTFRFNDLQSALDNLSSRL
- the upp gene encoding uracil phosphoribosyltransferase, whose protein sequence is MPTREIRHPLIRHKLGLMRRADISTKNFRELAQEVGALLTYEATQDLPLETYEIDGWCGKVQVEKIAGKKITVVPILRAGIGMLDGVLSLVPGAKVSAVGVARNEETLEAHTYLEKLAPDINQRLALIIDPMLATGGSMVATIDLLKKAGCKEIRAMVLVAAPEGIAVVEKAHPDVQIYTASIDQRLNEHGYIVPGLGDAGDKIFGTKQKDA
- a CDS encoding hypoxanthine-guanine phosphoribosyltransferase, whose product is MSADLEHIRQVMREADCLYTEAEVEAAIAKVGQQICQDLHDKNPVVFCVMNGGLIFAGKLLTHLQFPLEASYLHASRYRNQTSGGELFWKAKPEISFIDRDVLIVDDILDEGHTLSAIIDFCKHAGARSVHTAVLIDKDHDRKASPDLKANYVGLPCVDRYIFGYGMDYKGYWRNANGIFAVKGL
- the hemH gene encoding ferrochelatase, with amino-acid sequence MTDHALLLVNLGSPASTSVADVRRYLNQFLMDPYVIDLPWPVRRLLVSLILIKRPEQSAHAYASIWWDEGSPLVVLTRRLQAAMAEHWPHGPVDIAMRYGEPALPEVLERLAAQGVRKVTLAPLYPQFADSTVTTVVELAKQTIAERRLPLQMRVLQPFYEHPDYIEALAASARPYLEQDYDHLLLSFHGLPERHLKKLDPTGQHDFQAADCCKDASAQMRAVCYRGQCLATARAFAQRMGIPDGKWSVSFQSRLGRAKWIEPYTETRLDELGKAGVKKLLVMCPAFVADCIETLEEIGMRGSEQFVEAGGRELVLVPCLNDHPQWVKVLAGMCEKA
- a CDS encoding uracil-xanthine permease family protein, producing the protein MQDGFNDPLWRQVVSGAQMLFVAFGALVLMPLITGLDPNVALFTAGIGTLLFQLVTGRQVPVFLASSFAFITPIILAKGQFGLAETMGGVMAAGFVYTFMGLMVKIKGTGFIDRMLPPVVIGPVIISIGLAMAPIAANMAMGKGGDGSVLMPYKTAMLISMPALLTTLIVAVFGKGIFRLVPIIAGVLVGFGLSFAFGVVDTAKIAAAPWLELPRFTAPAFNWQAILFIVPVALAPAIEHIGGVIAVGSVTGRDYLKKPGLHRTLLGDGLATTAAGLFGGPPNTTYAEVTGAVMLTKNYNPKIMTWAAIFAITLAFIGKFGALLQSIPVPVMGGILCLLFGSIAAVGMNTMIRHKIDLAEARNLVIVSVTLVFGIGGVLIGSGDGPDDWGLKGIALCAIVAIALNLILPGNDSWKHKQLDN
- a CDS encoding NAD(P)/FAD-dependent oxidoreductase, whose amino-acid sequence is MTVPIAIIGAGIAGLSAAQALQKAGQTVHLFDKGHGSGGRMASKRSEAGALDLGAQYFTARDRRFVEQVQHWVAAGWAEQWKPQLYNYRDGELTPSPDEQIRWVGVPRMSAITRGLLKDVTVNFGCRIAEVFRGKQYWHLQDTEGCSHGPFSRVVIAVPAPQATPLLAATPKLAAVAAGVQMEPTWAVALAFQSALDTPMQGCFVQDNPLDWLARNRSKPGRDEHLDTWVLHATSSWSKQHIDLPKEDVIEQLWGEFAELVGCVVPAPTFALAHRWLYARPAGNHEWGALADADLGLYACGDWCLSGRVEGAWLSGQEAARRLLEHLE